The proteins below are encoded in one region of Cucurbita pepo subsp. pepo cultivar mu-cu-16 chromosome LG10, ASM280686v2, whole genome shotgun sequence:
- the LOC111804227 gene encoding carrot ABA-induced in somatic embryos 3, with translation MAAQQERSELEAKAKQGETVVPGGTGGKSLEAQERLAEGRSRGGQTRKEQLGHEGYQEMGHRGGETRREQMGQEGYQEMGKKGGLSTMDKSAAERVEEEGIEIDESKFRTKDR, from the exons atGGCGGCGCAGCAGGAAAGATCGGAGCTGGAGGCCAAAGCAAAGCAGGGAGAGACCGTTGTTCCGGGCGGAACCGGCGGGAAAAGCCTCGAAGCTCAAGAACGCCTCGCTGAAG GTCGGAGCCGGGGCGGGCAGACGAGGAAAGAGCAGCTGGGGCATGAAGGGTATCAGGAGATGGGGCACCGGGGAGGAGAGACGAGAAGGGAGCAGATGGGGCAAGAAGGGTACCAAGAGATGGGCAAGAAGGGTGGGCTGAGCACCATGGATAAGTCCGCCGCCGAGCGGGTGGAGGAGGAAGGAATCGAGATCGACGAGTCCAAGTTCAGGACCAAGGACCGCTGA
- the LOC111803249 gene encoding protein EMB-1 has protein sequence MSSEQERCELDARARQGETVVPGGTGGKSLEAQEHLAEGRSRGGQTRKEQLGHEGYQEMGRKGGLSNSGMPGGERAAEEGVEIDESKFRAK, from the exons atgtcgTCGGAGCAGGAAAGATGTGAACTCGACGCCAGGGCTAGGCAAGGGGAGACTGTCGTCCCCGGTGGAACTGGGGGGAAGAGTCTGGAAGCTCAGGAGCACCTTGCAGAAG GGCGGAGCCGTGGGGGTCAGACGAGGAAGGAGCAGTTGGGACACGAAGGGTACCAAGAGATGGGCCGTAAAGGAGGGTTGAGCAACTCGGGTATGCCAGGAGGAGAGCGTGCGGCTGAGGAAGGGGTTGAAATTGACGAGTCCAAGTTCAGGGCTAAGTAA